A single Streptomyces sp. 2114.4 DNA region contains:
- a CDS encoding DUF4040 domain-containing protein translates to MADELPLLLGLLLVAAAGTGTVLVRDPVRQSFVMSLFGLALATLFLLLQAPDVALSQLAVGSVLTPLMVLLTVRTVRRKARGERREESG, encoded by the coding sequence ATGGCTGACGAGCTGCCCCTGCTGCTCGGCCTGCTGCTGGTGGCCGCGGCCGGGACCGGGACCGTGCTCGTACGCGACCCCGTACGACAGTCCTTTGTGATGTCGCTGTTCGGCCTGGCGCTCGCCACGCTGTTCCTGCTGCTGCAGGCGCCCGATGTCGCGCTCTCCCAGCTCGCGGTCGGCTCCGTGCTGACGCCGCTGATGGTGCTGCTGACCGTACGCACGGTGCGCCGCAAGGCCCGCGGCGAGCGCCGGGAGGAGTCCGGGTGA
- the sbnB gene encoding 2,3-diaminopropionate biosynthesis protein SbnB, with protein MSQQHPAPSFAVIPGSQVSQVLDGRGQEVVDLIETAYRLHGEGDTVNPPSYFLRFPEKPSSRIIALPASIGGRVRTDGVKWISSFPENVAAGIPRASAVLILNDHETGYPFACLESSIISAVRTAASAALAADRIGATRTRPARIGFFGVGLIARFIHRLLRETGWTFDEVGVHDLSAEHAAGFTAYLDQSGETGSITVHDTPEDLIRSSDLVVFATIAGTPHITDPGLFAHNPLVLHVSLRDLAPEVVLTGTNIVDDVEHCLKANTSLHLAEQQLGHRDFVHGTLHDVLTGKLSPAADRPVFFSPFGLGVLDLALGKHVYDAVRALGQLNVVDDFFHEMQRYG; from the coding sequence ATGTCCCAGCAGCACCCGGCGCCCTCCTTTGCGGTGATACCCGGCTCACAGGTCAGCCAGGTTCTCGACGGCCGCGGCCAGGAGGTGGTGGACCTGATCGAGACCGCCTACCGCCTGCACGGTGAGGGCGACACCGTCAACCCGCCCTCGTACTTCCTGCGCTTCCCCGAGAAGCCCTCCTCGCGCATCATCGCGCTGCCCGCCTCCATCGGCGGCCGGGTGCGCACCGACGGAGTGAAGTGGATCTCCAGCTTCCCGGAGAACGTGGCGGCCGGCATCCCCCGGGCGTCCGCCGTCCTCATCCTCAACGACCACGAGACCGGCTACCCGTTCGCCTGTCTGGAGAGCTCCATCATCAGCGCGGTGCGCACCGCCGCCTCCGCCGCGCTGGCCGCCGACCGGATCGGCGCCACCCGCACCCGCCCGGCCCGGATCGGCTTCTTCGGCGTCGGCCTCATCGCCCGCTTCATCCACCGCCTGCTGCGCGAGACCGGCTGGACCTTCGACGAGGTCGGCGTGCACGACCTGTCCGCCGAGCACGCGGCCGGTTTCACCGCGTACCTCGACCAGTCCGGTGAGACCGGCAGCATCACCGTCCACGACACCCCCGAGGACCTGATCCGCTCCTCGGACCTGGTCGTCTTCGCCACCATCGCCGGCACCCCGCACATCACCGACCCGGGCCTGTTCGCCCACAACCCGCTGGTGCTGCACGTCTCGTTGCGCGACCTCGCGCCCGAGGTCGTGCTGACCGGCACCAACATCGTCGACGACGTCGAGCACTGCCTGAAGGCCAACACCTCTCTCCACCTGGCCGAACAGCAGCTGGGCCACCGCGACTTCGTCCACGGCACGCTCCACGACGTGCTGACCGGGAAGCTGAGCCCGGCCGCCGACCGCCCGGTGTTCTTCTCCCCCTTCGGCCTGGGCGTCCTCGATCTCGCACTCGGCAAGCACGTCTACGACGCGGTCCGCGCGCTGGGGCAGCTGAACGTCGTCGACGACTTCTTCCATGAGATGCAGCGCTACGGCTGA
- a CDS encoding sodium:proton antiporter has translation MNVLPYVLAGWLFLIGCYGLATSRNLIHAVGCLAVCQASTYVLLLAIGYRKGGTAPVFSDIAPGSRPVVDPVVQALTLTDIVIGATVTALLLSLVIQIAKRHRTVDPDELSELRG, from the coding sequence GTGAACGTACTGCCGTATGTGCTGGCGGGGTGGCTGTTCCTGATCGGCTGCTACGGGCTGGCCACCAGCCGCAACCTCATTCACGCGGTGGGCTGCCTCGCGGTCTGCCAGGCCTCGACGTATGTGCTGCTGCTCGCCATCGGCTACCGCAAGGGCGGCACCGCGCCGGTCTTCTCCGATATCGCCCCTGGCTCGCGCCCGGTCGTGGACCCCGTCGTCCAGGCCCTCACCCTCACCGACATCGTCATCGGGGCGACCGTCACCGCGCTGCTGCTCTCCCTGGTGATCCAGATCGCCAAGCGGCACCGGACGGTGGATCCCGACGAGCTCTCGGAGCTGCGGGGGTGA
- a CDS encoding TauD/TfdA family dioxygenase: MTVTTDGTTAGAALPDGREPTLDAGRTPLLEVPGADFETLSGPAVRDLVARHGALLVRGLGLNAPADLARAARWLGVTAMTEREGFTSRTDHGDGVYSASQWPADEPMCMHHELSYAVEVPSLALFGCLTAPASGGATAVADARTLLRTLPAGLVERFEREGWLLDRDYREVGVSRLEAFGSEDRAEADAYCAGHAIAHEWLADGALRTRQRRAAVVAHPVTGERLWFNQIAFLNELTLDPAVREYLTSFYGPGALPFNTRFGDGEAITEDVIETINAAYTAATSREPWQTGDLLVVDNLRMAHSREAYQGDREVVALFGDPVRLTGHVRTDVPARPTAV, from the coding sequence ATGACGGTCACGACCGACGGCACCACGGCCGGCGCGGCACTCCCCGACGGCCGCGAGCCGACCCTCGACGCAGGGCGCACCCCCCTGCTGGAGGTCCCCGGCGCGGACTTCGAGACGCTGTCCGGCCCGGCGGTCAGGGACCTGGTCGCCCGGCACGGCGCCCTGCTCGTACGGGGCCTCGGCCTGAACGCCCCCGCGGACCTGGCGCGGGCCGCGCGGTGGCTCGGTGTGACGGCGATGACCGAGCGCGAGGGCTTCACCAGCCGCACCGACCACGGCGACGGCGTCTACTCCGCCTCCCAGTGGCCGGCCGACGAACCGATGTGCATGCACCACGAGTTGAGCTACGCCGTCGAGGTGCCCTCGCTCGCCCTCTTCGGCTGCCTGACCGCGCCCGCCTCCGGCGGCGCCACCGCGGTCGCCGACGCCCGGACGCTGCTGCGCACCCTGCCCGCCGGCCTCGTCGAGCGCTTCGAGCGCGAGGGCTGGCTGCTGGACCGCGACTACCGCGAGGTGGGCGTCAGCCGGCTCGAAGCCTTCGGCTCCGAGGACCGTGCCGAGGCGGACGCGTACTGCGCAGGACACGCCATCGCGCACGAGTGGCTGGCGGACGGCGCGCTGCGCACCCGCCAGCGGCGGGCCGCGGTGGTGGCCCACCCCGTCACCGGCGAGCGCCTGTGGTTCAACCAGATCGCGTTCCTCAACGAGCTGACCCTGGACCCGGCCGTCCGGGAGTACCTGACCTCCTTCTACGGTCCCGGCGCGCTGCCCTTCAACACCCGCTTCGGCGACGGCGAGGCCATCACCGAGGACGTCATCGAGACCATCAACGCCGCCTACACCGCGGCCACGTCACGGGAACCCTGGCAGACCGGCGACCTGCTGGTCGTCGACAACCTGCGAATGGCGCACAGCCGCGAGGCGTACCAGGGCGACCGCGAGGTCGTGGCGCTCTTCGGCGACCCGGTGCGCCTCACCGGCCACGTACGCACCGACGTACCCGCCCGCCCCACGGCCGTCTGA
- a CDS encoding MnhB domain-containing protein: MSTRMRLWVLIAGGLGTAVLYLLACRALPAFGGAWHPYGGRAVDAALARHTANTVSSVNFDQRALDTLGEESILFGSVLGTVVLLRQTREEDRRPPRPVRVAPQVRRYALLALPVTLLIGLYVVAHGQLSPGGGFQGGVVVATSLHLLYIAVDYRALERIRPVGRYEVADAAGEAGYLLLGAAALLTGAAFLTNFLPRGTFNTLASGGTVPLLNAAIGVEVAAGVVVLLARFLDQAVEIEEEPRDTGAEGTA, from the coding sequence GTGAGCACACGGATGCGCCTGTGGGTGCTGATCGCCGGGGGCCTGGGGACAGCCGTGCTGTACCTGCTGGCCTGTCGCGCTCTGCCCGCGTTCGGCGGGGCGTGGCACCCCTACGGTGGCCGGGCGGTGGACGCCGCCCTCGCCCGGCACACCGCCAACACCGTTTCCTCGGTCAACTTCGACCAGCGGGCACTGGACACCCTCGGCGAGGAATCCATCCTCTTCGGCTCCGTCCTGGGCACCGTGGTGCTGCTGCGGCAGACCCGGGAGGAGGACCGGCGGCCGCCGCGGCCGGTCCGGGTGGCCCCGCAGGTGCGCCGTTACGCGCTGCTCGCCCTGCCGGTCACCCTGCTCATCGGGCTGTACGTCGTCGCCCACGGCCAGCTCAGCCCCGGCGGCGGCTTCCAGGGCGGGGTGGTGGTGGCGACCTCCCTGCACCTGCTCTACATCGCCGTGGACTACCGGGCGCTGGAGCGGATCCGCCCGGTCGGCCGGTACGAGGTGGCGGACGCCGCGGGCGAGGCCGGATACCTCCTGCTGGGTGCCGCCGCGCTGCTGACCGGTGCGGCCTTCCTGACCAACTTCCTGCCCCGGGGCACCTTCAACACCCTCGCCTCCGGCGGCACCGTCCCCCTGCTCAATGCCGCGATCGGGGTGGAGGTGGCGGCCGGTGTCGTGGTCCTGCTGGCGCGCTTCCTGGACCAGGCGGTGGAGATCGAAGAGGAACCACGGGACACCGGGGCGGAGGGTACGGCGTGA
- a CDS encoding complex I subunit 5 family protein, which produces MTAARSLPLIVAVLMFGAAVLVGAGRRLPRYAAEVLALSFAAGAAALALFAAAATPWSQALPVEWVGGWQPHHGVSVGIVLVGDRIGLGLATLVSLLVLASLAYAWRYFDEPPHRHAGSFPALVLLFQAGMCGFVLTGDLFNAFVFFELMSVVAYALTGYRVEEARAVQGGLVFGIVNSLGAYAMLSGIALLYARTGELGLAQIGRALDARAGDGPDALVIAAFVLITTGLLVKAAAVPFHFWLADAHAVAPTPVCMLLSGVMVELGVYGTARVYWTVFAGPGGIPAPDVHRALLTLGAVTALLGSVMCWQQRHLKRLLAYSTVAHTGLFLAGLAQLGPEGSGGVAVYVLAHAGVKAALFACTGILLDRYGSVDEHQLHGRGRELPWVGGMFALGGAALAGLPPFGTALGKAVTEEAAGGWVTALFVLASAVTGGAVLRAGARVFLGLGSRPPDAPEETTGKAEEPETRGGHLTRIPESMLAVPALLLAGALAIGLVPGLRTGVGHAADSFTDHRAYLSAVLYGRPAQPATAPAPHWTAAGVLWGLLSTALAAALAVWAVRRPAGEPARWFTPLRRLHSGHVGDYVAWFLAGVALLGALVV; this is translated from the coding sequence GTGACCGCCGCGCGGAGTCTGCCGCTGATCGTGGCCGTGTTGATGTTCGGCGCCGCGGTGCTGGTGGGAGCGGGGCGGCGGCTGCCGCGGTACGCCGCCGAGGTGCTGGCCCTGTCGTTCGCCGCGGGGGCCGCGGCCCTGGCCCTGTTCGCCGCGGCCGCCACCCCGTGGTCCCAGGCGCTGCCCGTCGAGTGGGTGGGGGGCTGGCAGCCGCACCACGGAGTGAGCGTGGGCATCGTGCTGGTCGGCGACCGGATCGGCCTCGGGCTCGCCACACTGGTCTCGCTGCTGGTGCTGGCCTCGCTCGCCTACGCCTGGCGGTACTTCGACGAACCCCCGCACCGCCATGCCGGCTCCTTCCCCGCACTCGTGCTGCTCTTCCAGGCGGGCATGTGCGGCTTCGTCCTGACCGGCGACCTCTTCAACGCCTTCGTCTTCTTCGAGTTGATGAGCGTGGTCGCGTACGCCCTGACCGGCTACCGGGTCGAGGAGGCACGCGCCGTCCAGGGCGGCCTGGTGTTCGGGATCGTCAACTCCCTGGGCGCGTACGCCATGTTGTCGGGCATCGCCCTGCTCTACGCCCGGACCGGCGAACTGGGCCTCGCCCAGATCGGCCGGGCGCTCGACGCGCGGGCCGGTGACGGTCCGGACGCGCTGGTGATCGCCGCCTTCGTCCTCATCACCACCGGACTGCTCGTCAAGGCCGCCGCGGTGCCGTTCCACTTCTGGCTCGCCGACGCGCACGCGGTGGCGCCGACTCCGGTGTGCATGCTCCTGTCGGGGGTGATGGTCGAACTGGGCGTGTACGGGACGGCCCGGGTCTACTGGACCGTCTTCGCCGGCCCCGGCGGCATCCCGGCTCCGGACGTGCACCGGGCGCTGCTGACCCTGGGTGCCGTGACGGCCCTGCTGGGATCGGTGATGTGCTGGCAGCAGCGCCACCTCAAGCGCCTGCTCGCCTACTCCACGGTGGCGCACACCGGGCTGTTCCTGGCCGGCCTCGCGCAGCTGGGCCCGGAGGGGAGCGGCGGTGTCGCCGTGTATGTGCTGGCGCACGCCGGCGTCAAGGCGGCGCTGTTCGCCTGTACGGGAATCCTGCTGGACCGCTACGGCAGCGTCGACGAGCACCAACTACACGGCAGGGGACGGGAGTTGCCCTGGGTGGGTGGCATGTTCGCCCTGGGCGGGGCGGCCCTTGCCGGGCTGCCCCCGTTCGGCACCGCGCTGGGCAAGGCGGTCACCGAGGAGGCCGCGGGAGGCTGGGTGACCGCGCTGTTCGTCCTGGCCTCGGCGGTCACCGGCGGCGCCGTGCTACGGGCCGGGGCACGGGTGTTCCTCGGTCTCGGTAGCCGTCCGCCCGACGCCCCGGAAGAGACCACGGGCAAGGCGGAGGAACCGGAGACCCGCGGCGGGCACCTGACCCGCATCCCGGAATCCATGCTCGCGGTCCCGGCGCTCCTGCTCGCCGGGGCGCTGGCGATCGGACTCGTGCCCGGCCTGCGCACCGGCGTGGGGCACGCCGCGGATTCCTTCACCGACCACCGTGCCTACCTCTCGGCCGTTCTGTACGGCCGGCCGGCGCAGCCCGCGACCGCTCCCGCGCCGCACTGGACGGCAGCGGGCGTGCTGTGGGGCCTGCTGTCCACCGCCCTGGCCGCGGCGCTCGCGGTTTGGGCCGTACGGCGGCCGGCCGGCGAACCGGCACGCTGGTTCACCCCACTGCGGCGGCTGCACTCCGGTCATGTGGGCGACTATGTCGCCTGGTTCCTGGCGGGCGTGGCCCTCCTGGGAGCACTGGTCGTCTGA
- a CDS encoding histidine kinase produces the protein MRSDPDSARRPSSVRAHGVQQWWASTVRPLQGELLDLSPRPLPTLHRARNRAVRQLPLVLAGLFTLYLVVPGADVVAERLQMPWPVPVLLACLQAASVPLSLARPVAAWWLSLVAMVPFPLLLVALGAPPARDTPWPWTEPGFLAHLAVTLIVAWRVSARLFVTQWLLTLLVGGALAVVLRPAGAGQGLYAFGILSGVGLLLLAAVRGRREAQRQLRRQEKLTEIERFRRTLLEERARIARELHDVVAHHMSVVAVQAEAAPYLVADPPEAMRESFGSIRHNALAALTELRHVLGMMRSDDPGARGEDGKYVPQPTLDDLGELVGNVRAAGLTVETDIAGTPRALPPHVELSAFRITQEALSNVLRHAPGAQVRVELTYGEAELGVQVTNSPVAATARRQSGNGHGVLGMRERASMLGGTLHVGRMRDGWFEVRAVLPTGRSEDS, from the coding sequence GTGAGAAGCGATCCGGACAGTGCGCGGCGACCATCGAGTGTGCGGGCGCACGGAGTGCAGCAGTGGTGGGCGTCCACCGTTCGTCCCCTACAGGGGGAGCTCCTGGATCTCTCCCCACGGCCGCTGCCGACTCTCCACCGGGCGCGCAACCGGGCGGTCCGCCAGCTCCCGCTCGTCCTCGCGGGGCTGTTCACGCTCTACCTCGTCGTGCCGGGAGCGGACGTGGTCGCCGAGCGGCTGCAGATGCCGTGGCCGGTGCCGGTGCTGCTCGCCTGCCTCCAGGCGGCGTCCGTACCGCTGAGCCTGGCCCGGCCGGTGGCCGCCTGGTGGCTGTCGCTGGTGGCCATGGTGCCGTTCCCGCTGTTGCTGGTGGCGCTGGGGGCCCCGCCCGCCAGGGACACGCCCTGGCCGTGGACGGAGCCGGGGTTCCTGGCGCACCTGGCCGTGACGCTCATCGTCGCCTGGCGGGTCAGCGCCCGGCTGTTCGTCACCCAGTGGCTGCTGACCCTGCTCGTCGGCGGAGCGCTCGCGGTGGTGCTGCGGCCCGCGGGAGCGGGGCAGGGGCTGTACGCGTTCGGGATACTGTCCGGCGTCGGACTGCTGCTGCTGGCCGCCGTGCGCGGACGCAGGGAAGCCCAGCGGCAGCTGCGACGGCAGGAAAAGCTCACCGAGATCGAGCGGTTCCGCCGCACGCTGCTGGAGGAACGGGCCCGCATCGCACGGGAACTGCACGATGTCGTGGCGCACCACATGTCCGTCGTCGCCGTGCAGGCGGAGGCCGCGCCGTACCTCGTCGCCGATCCGCCGGAGGCGATGCGCGAGAGCTTCGGCAGCATCCGGCACAATGCGCTGGCCGCCCTGACCGAACTCCGCCACGTCCTGGGCATGATGCGGTCCGACGACCCCGGTGCGCGCGGCGAGGACGGGAAGTATGTGCCGCAGCCGACCCTGGACGACCTCGGTGAACTGGTCGGCAACGTACGGGCGGCCGGGCTGACCGTCGAAACGGACATAGCCGGCACCCCGCGGGCCCTGCCCCCGCATGTCGAACTCTCGGCGTTCCGTATCACCCAGGAAGCGTTGAGCAATGTGCTGCGCCACGCACCGGGCGCACAGGTCCGGGTGGAGCTGACCTACGGGGAGGCGGAACTCGGGGTGCAGGTGACCAACAGCCCGGTCGCCGCCACCGCGCGGCGCCAGAGCGGCAACGGACACGGTGTCCTCGGCATGCGCGAGCGGGCCTCCATGCTCGGCGGCACCCTGCATGTGGGGCGCATGAGGGACGGATGGTTCGAGGTACGGGCCGTGCTGCCCACCGGCCGGAGTGAGGACTCATGA
- a CDS encoding response regulator transcription factor has protein sequence MTIRVLIADDQAMIRGSFAVLLNAQPDIEVVGEADNGAEAVRQVAEHAPDVALMDIRMPELDGLEATRRITESGSLTKILMLTTFDLDEYVYEALRAGASGFLLKTSSAHELAAAVRTIATGGALLAPTVTKRLIEEFSKRGAPRAPRRDRVADLTERETQVLCLIAQGLSNAELAEQLVIAEQTVKTHVGRILVKLRLRDRTQAAVYAYEAGLVVAGE, from the coding sequence ATGACGATTCGCGTGCTGATCGCCGACGACCAGGCGATGATCCGGGGGAGCTTCGCGGTCCTGCTCAACGCGCAGCCGGACATCGAGGTCGTGGGGGAGGCGGACAACGGCGCGGAAGCGGTCCGTCAGGTGGCCGAACACGCCCCGGACGTCGCGCTGATGGACATCCGGATGCCGGAGCTCGACGGCCTGGAGGCCACCCGCCGCATCACCGAAAGCGGCAGCCTCACCAAGATCCTGATGCTCACGACCTTCGATCTGGACGAGTATGTGTACGAGGCACTGCGCGCCGGGGCCAGCGGCTTCCTGCTCAAGACCTCCTCGGCCCACGAACTCGCCGCCGCCGTACGCACCATCGCCACCGGCGGTGCCCTGCTCGCCCCGACCGTCACCAAGCGCCTGATCGAGGAGTTCTCCAAGCGGGGCGCACCCCGCGCGCCCCGCCGGGACCGGGTGGCGGATCTGACCGAGCGGGAGACACAGGTGCTGTGCCTGATCGCCCAGGGACTGTCCAACGCCGAGCTCGCCGAGCAGCTGGTCATCGCCGAACAGACCGTGAAGACCCACGTCGGGCGCATCCTGGTCAAGCTGCGGCTGCGCGACCGTACACAGGCGGCGGTGTACGCGTACGAAGCGGGGCTGGTGGTCGCCGGGGAGTGA
- a CDS encoding amino acid adenylation domain-containing protein, with the protein MKVRQDGQHSRPAQWHTTADPVTDREFWQRVLAEGSYTPVPRWSGEHTAPGVVAEHRTALSAATAQAVRRLADDLATDPPAVLLAACARVLAALTSDSAVVVGYLGADGPAPQALPCPVPVADGPWRDLLHTAARAAAAVTGRPAAALAELRAETAGAPALFDTLVVAGRAPRADDLAPETVLAVGLDTTGPQPELVLGHRPRALDADQAGRISGYLLAALDTLTRRPEADHHTWSPVSAAETAHQLDGLAGPRRELPDRRVHQLFEEQVRLRPQDIAAEQGERSWTYRELNARANRIAHALRARGLRDENAVAVVSERNLEWLAAVLGVLKAGGVYLPVEPHFPAGRIADMLTRSECRHVLAEREACAGLPEALRAAPGAVAYHLDDVLAADHPDTDPQLPVAASQGAYIYFTSGSTGKPKGALCEHAGFLNHLLAKIEDFGVREGGVVAQSAPQCFDISLWQLVAALAVGGRTRIIEQAAVLDVARFVETLERARVEVVQVVPSYLEVVLTELERHPRELPHLRCVSATGEALKKDLVARWFATFPDVALANAYGLTETSDDTNHEVMRAVPEQASVPLGRPIPGVRIYVVDELLRPVPLGSSGEIVFSGVCVGRGYVNDEERTRAAFVPDPYRPGARMYRSGDFGRWLPDGRLEFLGRRDAQVKISGFRIEIGEVENQLLRVSGVRDSAVVITGEGEHKQLVAFYSAAQELPAQTVGKELGAALPAYMVPGRIHYLPVLPLTANGKIDRKALARTADELGAVEGEFQPPRTDHERTLAALWAAALKLPADTIGRDTHFFEAGGTSLAMLRLAVALDRTVTPAELMSRPVLADLAALLDERAAEAAPAV; encoded by the coding sequence GTGAAGGTTCGGCAGGACGGGCAGCACAGCCGGCCCGCACAGTGGCACACGACTGCCGACCCGGTGACGGACCGGGAATTCTGGCAGCGCGTGCTCGCCGAGGGCAGCTATACGCCCGTACCCCGGTGGTCCGGCGAGCACACCGCGCCGGGCGTCGTCGCCGAACACCGGACGGCCCTGTCGGCCGCGACCGCACAGGCGGTGCGGCGGCTGGCGGACGACCTCGCCACGGACCCCCCCGCCGTGCTCCTGGCCGCCTGCGCACGGGTGCTGGCGGCGCTGACCTCCGACTCCGCCGTCGTGGTCGGCTACCTGGGCGCCGACGGCCCGGCGCCGCAGGCGCTGCCCTGCCCGGTGCCGGTGGCCGACGGCCCGTGGCGGGACCTGCTGCACACCGCCGCCCGCGCCGCCGCGGCGGTGACCGGCCGGCCGGCCGCGGCCCTTGCGGAACTGCGCGCCGAGACCGCCGGCGCCCCCGCCCTCTTCGACACACTCGTGGTCGCGGGCCGGGCCCCGCGCGCGGACGACCTGGCCCCCGAGACCGTGCTCGCGGTGGGCCTGGACACGACCGGTCCGCAGCCGGAACTCGTCCTCGGCCATCGCCCCCGCGCGCTCGACGCCGACCAGGCCGGGCGGATCTCCGGCTATCTGCTGGCCGCCCTGGACACGCTCACCCGCCGGCCCGAGGCGGACCACCACACATGGAGCCCGGTCTCCGCAGCGGAGACAGCCCACCAGCTCGACGGGCTGGCCGGCCCCCGGCGCGAGCTGCCCGACCGCCGGGTCCACCAGCTCTTCGAGGAACAGGTCCGGCTGCGTCCGCAGGACATCGCCGCCGAACAGGGCGAACGCTCCTGGACCTACCGCGAGCTCAACGCCCGCGCCAACCGCATCGCCCACGCGCTGCGCGCCCGGGGCCTGCGCGACGAGAACGCCGTCGCCGTGGTCAGCGAGCGCAACCTGGAATGGCTCGCGGCCGTGCTCGGCGTCCTGAAGGCGGGCGGTGTCTACCTCCCGGTGGAGCCGCACTTCCCCGCGGGCCGGATCGCCGACATGCTCACCCGCAGCGAGTGCCGCCACGTACTCGCCGAACGCGAGGCCTGCGCCGGGCTGCCCGAGGCGCTGCGCGCCGCCCCCGGCGCCGTCGCGTACCACCTCGACGACGTGCTCGCCGCTGACCACCCGGACACCGATCCCCAGCTGCCCGTCGCCGCCTCGCAGGGCGCGTACATCTACTTCACCTCCGGTTCCACCGGCAAGCCCAAGGGCGCGCTGTGCGAGCACGCCGGGTTCCTCAACCACCTCCTCGCCAAGATCGAGGACTTCGGGGTCCGCGAGGGCGGGGTGGTGGCGCAGAGCGCACCGCAGTGCTTCGACATCTCGCTGTGGCAGCTGGTCGCCGCCCTCGCCGTCGGCGGCCGCACCCGCATCATCGAGCAGGCCGCCGTCCTGGACGTGGCGCGCTTCGTCGAGACGCTGGAGCGCGCCCGCGTCGAGGTCGTCCAGGTCGTCCCCTCCTACCTGGAGGTGGTGCTGACCGAACTGGAGCGCCACCCCCGCGAACTGCCCCACCTGCGCTGCGTCTCGGCGACCGGCGAGGCCCTGAAGAAGGACCTGGTGGCACGCTGGTTCGCCACCTTCCCCGACGTCGCACTGGCCAACGCCTACGGCTTGACCGAGACCTCCGACGACACCAACCACGAAGTCATGCGCGCAGTGCCCGAGCAGGCGTCGGTGCCGCTGGGCCGTCCGATCCCCGGCGTGCGGATCTACGTCGTCGACGAACTGCTGCGTCCGGTGCCGCTCGGCTCGTCCGGCGAGATCGTCTTCTCCGGTGTCTGCGTGGGCCGCGGCTACGTCAACGACGAGGAGCGCACCCGCGCCGCGTTCGTCCCCGACCCGTACCGGCCCGGCGCCCGGATGTACCGCTCCGGGGACTTCGGCCGCTGGCTGCCGGACGGGCGGCTGGAGTTCCTGGGCCGCCGCGACGCCCAGGTGAAGATCAGCGGCTTCCGTATCGAGATCGGCGAGGTGGAGAACCAGCTGCTGCGGGTGTCCGGGGTGCGCGACAGCGCCGTCGTCATCACCGGCGAGGGCGAGCACAAGCAGCTGGTGGCCTTCTACTCCGCCGCCCAGGAGCTGCCTGCGCAGACCGTCGGCAAGGAGCTGGGCGCCGCCCTGCCCGCGTACATGGTCCCCGGCCGCATCCACTATCTGCCCGTCCTGCCGCTCACCGCCAACGGCAAGATCGACCGCAAGGCGCTGGCCCGTACGGCAGATGAACTCGGGGCAGTGGAAGGGGAGTTCCAGCCACCCCGCACGGACCACGAGCGCACGCTCGCCGCACTGTGGGCGGCCGCCCTCAAGCTCCCCGCCGACACCATCGGCCGGGACACCCACTTCTTCGAGGCCGGCGGCACGTCGCTGGCCATGCTGCGGCTCGCGGTCGCCCTGGACCGCACGGTGACCCCCGCGGAGCTGATGAGCCGGCCGGTGCTCGCCGACCTCGCCGCCCTGCTGGACGAGCGGGCCGCCGAGGCCGCCCCGGCCGTCTGA
- a CDS encoding monovalent cation/H+ antiporter complex subunit F, whose product MNAWTAAGAALLLCMVAPAAWAAASGPVRRRVPAQNLTGTLLCLVFLLLAQGFCRTAYIDTALVLAVLGPAGTLLYVRLLAGQLANRPPRPGALRAVTALNYLAVPAVLLPLCLVTGPGRALGKLLVIGALLVLGSRGTTRAVHAAATAGPRPGAPTEGPHDG is encoded by the coding sequence GTGAACGCCTGGACGGCCGCGGGCGCCGCCCTACTGCTCTGCATGGTGGCGCCGGCCGCGTGGGCCGCGGCGAGCGGCCCGGTCCGCCGCCGAGTGCCCGCACAGAACCTGACCGGCACCCTGCTGTGCCTGGTCTTCCTCCTGCTGGCCCAGGGCTTTTGCCGCACGGCCTACATCGACACGGCCTTGGTGCTCGCGGTGCTCGGACCGGCCGGGACCCTGCTCTATGTACGGCTGCTCGCCGGCCAGTTGGCAAACCGGCCGCCGCGGCCGGGGGCGCTGCGTGCGGTGACGGCCCTGAACTACCTGGCGGTGCCGGCGGTGCTGCTGCCCCTGTGCCTCGTCACCGGCCCCGGCCGGGCCCTGGGGAAACTCCTGGTCATCGGGGCCCTGTTGGTGCTCGGCAGCCGGGGCACCACCCGCGCGGTGCACGCCGCCGCCACGGCCGGACCCCGGCCCGGCGCCCCCACGGAGGGACCACACGATGGCTGA